A genomic region of Alicyclobacillus sp. SO9 contains the following coding sequences:
- a CDS encoding recombinase family protein, with translation MIELRFENVMRLDNLTLDLDTDTYKLVQDALKEITPSELVSFALEYALRPGHLDGLVIKHLEEIKKRSNAARAVKQAKKQQHRYVGGNPPFGFIHISRNHLEIEPSQAQTVRRALQLQDEGHALKEITELLNAEGHVTRQGKSFYPATVRRILLNREFYSANGIE, from the coding sequence GTGATTGAACTGAGATTTGAGAACGTGATGAGGCTGGACAATTTAACACTCGATTTGGACACAGACACATACAAGCTTGTACAGGATGCTTTAAAGGAAATCACGCCCAGTGAACTCGTATCGTTTGCTCTCGAATACGCTCTCCGACCAGGCCATCTAGACGGCCTTGTGATAAAGCATCTTGAAGAGATTAAAAAGCGCTCTAATGCTGCGCGTGCGGTAAAACAGGCAAAGAAGCAGCAACATCGATATGTTGGCGGTAATCCTCCGTTTGGTTTTATCCACATTTCCAGAAATCATTTGGAGATTGAACCCTCTCAGGCGCAGACTGTACGGCGTGCTCTGCAGCTGCAGGATGAAGGCCATGCTTTGAAGGAAATTACAGAGCTCTTAAATGCTGAAGGCCACGTTACAAGGCAAGGAAAGTCCTTTTACCCCGCCACAGTGCGCAGAATTCTTCTGAATCGCGAGTTCTACTCGGCTAACGGAATAGAGTAA
- a CDS encoding SDR family NAD(P)-dependent oxidoreductase, with translation MRGKVVLITGASKGIGAQTAKLLASRGASVLVNYFSNEEAANQVVSDIEKGGGQALAVRADVRDEEQVQQLVDEAIHAYGRIDGLVNNAAMSFIRKPFLELNWQEFSQKLNDELKAAFQMTQAVLPHMVEKRYGRIVYVATGLAKTPQVPFIAHGTAKAGLITFGQYIAKEFGQYGITANIVSPGLVETDRTANQPQEFKDRMAQMTALKRIANPADVARAIAFYVSDDSRFVTGSNTFVDGGTTMP, from the coding sequence ATGCGAGGAAAGGTTGTTTTAATCACAGGTGCGAGCAAGGGAATTGGAGCACAAACGGCCAAACTTCTGGCGAGCCGGGGAGCATCGGTCCTTGTGAACTACTTTTCCAATGAAGAGGCAGCAAACCAGGTGGTTTCAGACATTGAAAAAGGCGGCGGGCAAGCGCTTGCGGTCCGGGCCGACGTCAGAGATGAAGAACAGGTTCAACAACTGGTTGACGAGGCCATACATGCTTATGGGCGGATTGATGGGTTGGTAAACAATGCTGCTATGAGTTTCATTCGAAAACCATTCTTGGAACTAAATTGGCAGGAGTTTTCACAAAAGCTGAATGATGAATTAAAAGCTGCATTTCAGATGACCCAGGCTGTGCTGCCGCACATGGTCGAGAAGCGGTACGGACGGATTGTTTATGTAGCTACAGGCTTGGCCAAAACCCCGCAAGTTCCCTTTATTGCGCATGGGACAGCCAAAGCTGGGCTGATTACTTTTGGTCAATATATCGCGAAGGAATTTGGTCAATATGGGATTACCGCCAACATTGTGTCACCGGGACTGGTTGAGACGGATAGGACAGCCAATCAGCCACAGGAATTCAAAGACAGAATGGCACAGATGACAGCGCTGAAGAGAATCGCGAATCCGGCTGACGTTGCCAGGGCCATCGCGTTTTATGTCAGCGACGACAGCCGTTTTGTTACGGGGAGCAATACGTTCGTGGACGGAGGTACGACGATGCCGTAG
- a CDS encoding SurA N-terminal domain-containing protein, producing MKSRQDKTTDGSEAKQSRAAEKHPLVRQIPLWSAVAAAVGGAVVVGAAWGTTAFLSRTGNHVIAKVGSTTITQAELANKLESTGGTQTLQQMIDNQLIKDGAKKYHLTATKAEVQSALSGMEAQYGISTTSELTSFLQQNHIQLNQLTAALKLQVLEQKLAERNVKVTNSEIQSYYNANKSQFTTTGQSKPQPLSKVKSQVVTAVKQSKAIPQSVLFSQLAKSDGLSILDSKYKSLNSQYSGTSTVGTGNVTGLAPSANSTNATGTGSASASNSSSAGASSTSSSNSTKNSAS from the coding sequence TTGAAATCACGGCAGGATAAGACCACCGATGGGTCAGAGGCAAAGCAATCACGCGCTGCAGAAAAGCACCCACTGGTGCGGCAAATTCCCCTTTGGTCAGCGGTCGCTGCAGCCGTCGGAGGGGCGGTTGTTGTAGGAGCAGCATGGGGGACAACAGCGTTTCTGTCGCGCACTGGCAATCACGTTATTGCAAAAGTGGGAAGTACAACGATTACGCAGGCAGAGCTGGCCAATAAGTTGGAATCTACTGGGGGAACGCAGACCCTGCAACAAATGATTGATAATCAACTTATCAAGGATGGTGCAAAGAAGTATCACTTGACGGCAACGAAAGCAGAAGTGCAAAGCGCTCTCAGCGGCATGGAAGCCCAGTACGGAATATCAACCACGTCAGAACTAACATCGTTTCTTCAACAAAATCATATACAGTTAAATCAATTGACGGCCGCTTTAAAACTTCAAGTCCTTGAACAGAAACTGGCGGAACGAAACGTAAAGGTGACAAACAGCGAAATTCAAAGTTATTACAACGCCAATAAGTCGCAGTTTACAACAACTGGACAGTCGAAACCGCAGCCCCTTAGCAAAGTGAAAAGTCAAGTGGTGACGGCGGTAAAGCAATCAAAAGCCATCCCGCAGAGCGTTTTATTTTCACAGTTAGCGAAGAGTGACGGCCTCTCAATCCTAGATTCAAAATACAAGAGCCTCAATAGTCAGTATTCCGGGACAAGTACAGTTGGTACAGGGAATGTGACAGGATTGGCGCCTTCAGCAAACAGTACCAATGCCACCGGTACGGGTTCCGCTTCGGCAAGTAACAGCAGCTCTGCTGGTGCAAGTTCTACGTCGTCAAGCAATAGCACAAAGAATTCAGCATCGTAG
- a CDS encoding FMN-binding protein, whose product MAGKMSPKFVTLCSLAVGAIYSTGYSITTNHNTAAAAPTVHAHASAPSATSGGQTNGSQSSGGNSSASSNTGSKKSSTGTSNSSNSGSQAGTQSSNTNKSGGQKSSSHGTKSANKKTNTTAPYLDGTYNGSASNRIGTVAVAVSIKAGKIANVQITQCDTHYPERYINPVLPSYVVAHQTTRIPIVSGATLSTRDFYFALVQALSQAKNPNYKG is encoded by the coding sequence ATGGCAGGAAAGATGAGTCCAAAGTTCGTCACATTGTGCTCTCTGGCTGTCGGTGCAATCTATTCAACGGGTTACTCTATTACAACAAACCATAATACAGCCGCTGCGGCACCAACTGTTCACGCGCATGCCAGTGCACCGTCGGCGACATCCGGAGGGCAGACCAACGGATCGCAATCATCAGGCGGAAATTCCTCTGCCTCATCGAATACTGGAAGCAAAAAATCCAGTACCGGCACTTCCAACTCGTCAAATTCAGGGTCTCAAGCGGGTACCCAATCGTCGAACACCAACAAATCCGGTGGACAGAAGTCATCTTCACACGGAACAAAGAGTGCCAACAAGAAAACCAATACGACAGCCCCTTACTTGGATGGTACATACAATGGGTCCGCATCAAATCGGATTGGAACAGTCGCAGTAGCCGTGTCCATCAAAGCCGGTAAAATAGCAAATGTACAAATTACCCAGTGTGACACACACTATCCAGAGCGCTATATCAACCCAGTACTGCCGAGTTACGTAGTCGCACACCAGACCACCCGCATCCCAATTGTATCAGGGGCCACGCTCAGTACTCGAGACTTCTATTTTGCGCTTGTGCAAGCTCTCTCTCAAGCGAAGAATCCAAATTATAAGGGGTAG
- a CDS encoding FAD:protein FMN transferase, translating into MTLSHSSREKVPATLKTWMALGTLIQIQIVSLESSDIINQAMQQAVGVIHAVEQACSRFDRDSELTRLIESPVGTQVPVSPILFQSVHFACEVAKWTNGVFDPTIAATMEQMGFVHHYLTGEAVWSKKSADEEATFRDIELDETNQTICLHRPLHMDLGAVAKGLAVDLAVTELANYSFPGFVVDAGGDVYAAGTSVDGEPWKVDIRHPVHRETTIRSLLVQDSAVCTSGSYERKSPTDSNSHHIVNAHDKRSADSFLSLTAIGPYTMMTDAFSTAAFLYPPQQALHLLEEVGLEGMMIAQDLQIKVTSGLEGNIYE; encoded by the coding sequence TTGACGCTGTCACACTCGTCACGAGAGAAAGTGCCCGCCACACTTAAAACATGGATGGCATTAGGGACTCTCATTCAAATACAAATCGTTTCGTTGGAATCTTCTGATATTATTAACCAAGCGATGCAACAGGCTGTAGGGGTAATCCATGCGGTAGAACAAGCTTGCAGCCGATTCGACAGGGACAGCGAGTTAACGAGACTGATTGAGTCCCCTGTTGGAACTCAAGTACCCGTGAGTCCAATCCTGTTTCAAAGCGTCCACTTTGCGTGTGAGGTTGCTAAGTGGACTAATGGGGTATTTGACCCGACCATCGCGGCGACAATGGAGCAGATGGGGTTCGTACATCACTATCTCACCGGTGAGGCAGTTTGGTCAAAGAAGTCGGCAGATGAGGAAGCTACGTTTCGTGATATTGAACTTGATGAGACGAACCAGACGATTTGTTTGCACCGGCCGCTGCACATGGACTTAGGGGCAGTAGCAAAGGGACTTGCAGTAGACTTGGCTGTCACTGAACTCGCCAACTACAGTTTCCCTGGATTTGTGGTTGACGCTGGCGGCGACGTTTATGCAGCAGGCACAAGTGTCGACGGCGAGCCATGGAAAGTAGACATTCGTCATCCTGTGCATCGTGAGACCACAATTCGCTCGCTCCTGGTTCAGGATTCGGCCGTTTGTACTTCAGGTTCATATGAGCGCAAGAGCCCGACGGACAGTAATTCGCACCATATTGTGAATGCACACGACAAACGTTCTGCCGACAGTTTTTTGAGTTTGACTGCAATTGGGCCGTACACGATGATGACTGACGCTTTCTCCACGGCCGCTTTCCTCTATCCACCACAGCAGGCCTTGCATTTATTGGAGGAGGTTGGACTGGAAGGCATGATGATAGCTCAAGACCTGCAAATAAAAGTCACGTCTGGGTTGGAGGGTAACATATATGAATGA
- a CDS encoding RnfABCDGE type electron transport complex subunit D encodes MNDYNRTANPAMPSRKPSPSQSRGAAGQNQAGAQTQAMPGPVRKFLRTPKGTVLWLLLGLMLVAALHSSDRPGIANVLAAAFTAAMIDLLLAVMRRNKRVFPDGGIITGVIVGLVLSGTVHWQVAAVTAAIAVASKHVLKIKRKPIFNPAAFALLFALLVFHTGQSWWGDLADIPVYFLPLLVAGGYLITGKVNKFPQVLTYLGTYFLLLTLAASLHFGNAAYTPGDAMRIPIVNAALFLAFFMLTDPPTSPAKYGDQVMFSVIAAVASVGVYLVFGGLSYLFIGLLVANAYKAVKSLGFGS; translated from the coding sequence ATGAATGACTATAACCGTACTGCAAATCCAGCAATGCCATCAAGAAAGCCGTCCCCAAGTCAAAGCCGGGGGGCTGCTGGGCAAAATCAAGCTGGAGCGCAGACGCAAGCCATGCCAGGTCCTGTGCGCAAGTTTCTTCGCACACCAAAAGGGACCGTGCTATGGCTGCTGTTAGGTTTGATGTTGGTGGCTGCACTGCACTCATCGGATCGTCCCGGGATTGCAAATGTACTGGCAGCGGCATTTACAGCTGCCATGATTGACTTGTTGCTGGCAGTTATGCGAAGAAACAAACGTGTGTTTCCGGACGGGGGCATCATTACTGGGGTCATTGTTGGACTGGTCCTGAGTGGTACGGTGCATTGGCAGGTTGCCGCCGTCACTGCGGCTATAGCCGTCGCCTCCAAACACGTGTTAAAGATCAAGAGAAAACCTATATTTAATCCTGCTGCTTTCGCCTTGTTGTTCGCTTTGCTCGTGTTTCATACGGGTCAAAGCTGGTGGGGAGACCTAGCCGACATCCCGGTCTACTTTCTCCCATTGCTTGTTGCAGGAGGTTACCTCATAACAGGAAAAGTAAATAAGTTCCCTCAGGTCTTGACCTATCTCGGAACCTATTTTCTGCTGCTAACACTCGCTGCCTCCCTCCACTTTGGCAATGCTGCCTATACACCCGGAGATGCCATGCGGATACCAATTGTCAACGCGGCTTTGTTCCTAGCATTCTTTATGCTGACTGACCCGCCAACTTCTCCAGCAAAATACGGAGACCAAGTGATGTTCAGCGTCATTGCAGCCGTAGCCAGCGTAGGCGTCTACCTTGTCTTCGGAGGGCTTTCCTATCTCTTTATTGGCCTGCTCGTCGCAAATGCGTACAAGGCAGTCAAATCCCTCGGTTTTGGATCGTAG
- a CDS encoding thiolase family protein yields the protein METVWLVEYVRTPIGRLGGALKYLRPDDMAAIVLHEAVRRANIDPSQLDEVFLGCANQAGEDNRNVARMAVLLAGFPEHVPGVTVNRLCASGLEAVNQAARAIALGEMDMAIAGGVESMTRAPLVLPKPDMEFVRGNQTIWDSTLGWRMANPKFPYPLESMGETAENVAEMYHISRSRQDEFAFSSQRKADRAQKNGIFEEEVVPVAVKHKKEDRLVQFDEHPRPETSLDRLSRLRPAFREEGTVTAGNSSGLNDGAAALLLVSETKGRELGLKPMARYVASASAGVSPRTMGLGPIPATHKALKHAGLSVEELDWIELNEAFASQSLACIEELHLPHERVNPNGGAIALGHPLGCSGARIVGTLAKQLQRTRTRYGLAALCVGVGQGVATVLERVEES from the coding sequence ATGGAGACGGTATGGTTAGTGGAATATGTTCGAACCCCGATTGGTCGCCTTGGCGGGGCACTTAAGTATCTTCGCCCGGATGACATGGCGGCTATCGTATTACACGAAGCAGTGAGACGCGCTAACATCGACCCGTCTCAGTTGGACGAGGTGTTTCTCGGATGCGCAAATCAAGCGGGGGAAGATAACCGCAATGTGGCCCGCATGGCGGTACTGCTTGCAGGTTTCCCAGAACACGTCCCGGGAGTGACTGTAAATCGACTCTGTGCTTCGGGGCTTGAGGCTGTCAATCAAGCGGCACGAGCCATTGCCCTCGGTGAAATGGACATGGCGATTGCCGGCGGCGTAGAAAGTATGACTAGAGCTCCCTTGGTTCTTCCAAAACCGGATATGGAGTTTGTCCGGGGAAATCAGACAATATGGGATTCAACCTTGGGTTGGAGAATGGCCAATCCGAAGTTTCCCTATCCCTTGGAGAGCATGGGAGAGACCGCTGAAAATGTAGCTGAGATGTACCATATATCTCGTTCAAGGCAAGATGAGTTTGCATTTTCCAGTCAACGTAAAGCAGACCGAGCACAGAAGAACGGTATCTTTGAAGAGGAAGTTGTCCCCGTAGCAGTGAAACACAAAAAGGAAGATAGACTCGTACAATTTGATGAGCATCCAAGGCCGGAAACAAGCCTTGACAGACTCTCGAGACTTCGTCCTGCGTTCAGGGAGGAAGGGACCGTTACTGCCGGGAACTCCTCAGGACTTAACGACGGTGCTGCAGCTTTACTGCTGGTCTCTGAAACAAAGGGCCGGGAACTTGGTTTGAAGCCGATGGCGCGGTACGTAGCTTCTGCATCGGCGGGTGTGAGTCCTCGTACGATGGGGCTTGGGCCAATTCCAGCTACCCACAAAGCCTTGAAGCATGCTGGGTTGTCTGTAGAAGAATTGGATTGGATAGAATTAAATGAAGCTTTTGCATCACAGTCTTTGGCGTGCATCGAGGAGCTCCATCTTCCTCATGAACGAGTAAATCCAAACGGCGGGGCTATTGCCCTGGGACACCCACTGGGATGTTCAGGTGCACGGATTGTAGGGACTTTGGCGAAACAACTGCAGAGAACGAGGACACGCTACGGCCTTGCTGCCTTGTGCGTGGGTGTAGGTCAGGGGGTTGCCACGGTCCTGGAGCGAGTTGAAGAATCCTAA
- a CDS encoding acyl-CoA dehydrogenase family protein — MDFRLPEEISQMKNMIRDFVDNEVEPLAGKIEEEDEVPQALLHQSKRLGLFGLSIPEEYDGMGLNMVGKCALFEELGRTINGYTTILGAHNGIGSVGIVELANKEQKQRYLPPMAAGEWIGAFALTEPEAGSNAANLQTTAVKRGNKYILNGQKIYITNAPIADVFTVMAVTDRDAGAKGITSFIVERSFPGFHVGSIEKKMGLHGSHTAQLYFEDLEVPEENVLGELGDGYVNALKILANGRAGLAARCLGSSEYLLQKSIEYAHDRKQFGKPIYEQQIIQHYLAEMALEIETLRSFIYRVAWMTDEGMNVIKEAAMVKLYGSEVYNRVADKAVQIHGGIGYISDFPIERFYRDARITRIYEGTSEVQKNIISSRLQKEYLQRQR; from the coding sequence ATGGACTTTCGTTTGCCTGAAGAGATAAGTCAAATGAAAAACATGATACGAGACTTTGTGGACAACGAGGTTGAACCTTTGGCTGGGAAGATAGAGGAAGAGGACGAGGTTCCGCAAGCACTGTTGCATCAATCGAAGCGCCTGGGTTTATTTGGTCTATCCATTCCTGAAGAATACGACGGTATGGGGCTGAACATGGTTGGAAAATGCGCCTTGTTTGAAGAACTTGGAAGGACGATAAATGGGTATACGACCATTCTTGGTGCACACAACGGAATTGGTTCCGTCGGAATTGTAGAGTTGGCAAATAAGGAACAAAAACAGCGGTACCTTCCACCAATGGCTGCAGGAGAGTGGATAGGGGCTTTTGCTTTGACGGAACCAGAAGCGGGATCGAATGCGGCGAACCTACAGACAACGGCGGTTAAAAGGGGCAACAAATACATTCTTAATGGGCAGAAAATATATATTACAAACGCTCCCATAGCAGATGTTTTTACGGTTATGGCAGTGACCGACAGGGACGCGGGCGCTAAGGGAATCACCTCGTTTATTGTTGAAAGAAGTTTTCCTGGCTTTCATGTCGGAAGTATCGAAAAAAAGATGGGATTACACGGTTCGCACACAGCACAGCTATACTTTGAAGATTTGGAAGTTCCGGAGGAAAACGTGCTTGGGGAACTTGGTGACGGATATGTCAACGCGCTAAAAATCCTAGCCAACGGGCGCGCGGGACTTGCAGCCAGGTGCTTGGGCTCAAGCGAGTACCTGTTGCAGAAGTCGATAGAGTACGCCCATGATCGAAAGCAATTTGGGAAGCCCATTTATGAACAGCAAATTATTCAACACTACCTCGCTGAAATGGCGCTTGAAATTGAAACACTTCGGTCATTCATTTACCGAGTTGCCTGGATGACAGATGAAGGAATGAATGTGATTAAAGAAGCCGCCATGGTCAAACTGTACGGTTCTGAAGTCTACAATCGCGTTGCCGACAAGGCTGTGCAAATTCACGGCGGAATAGGTTATATCTCTGATTTTCCAATTGAGCGGTTTTATCGGGACGCCCGTATTACGCGAATCTATGAGGGAACGTCTGAGGTTCAAAAAAACATTATCAGTTCTCGTTTACAGAAAGAGTACTTACAGAGACAGAGATAG
- a CDS encoding beta-ketoacyl-ACP reductase — protein MTKTRVAMVTGSARGIGAATARRLAQSGASVAVVDLNEDACQETVAAIHSAGGTAIAVGCDVSKANQVQDAVEKVVKDLGGIHILVNNAGVIRDNLLFKMSEEDWDMVMNVHLKGHFLCSRAVQKYMVEQKYGKIVNVSSTSALGNKGQANYSSAKAGIQGLTKTLAIELGQFNINVNAVAPGFVETDMTKATAERVGVNMEQFKEYAAKEIPLRRVGQPEDIANVVNFLASDEAGFVSGQVIYVAGGPKA, from the coding sequence ATGACAAAAACACGTGTTGCGATGGTGACTGGTTCTGCAAGAGGAATTGGAGCAGCCACTGCCAGGCGACTTGCACAATCAGGAGCAAGTGTAGCGGTTGTGGATTTAAATGAGGATGCCTGTCAGGAAACGGTTGCAGCTATTCACTCTGCCGGTGGAACGGCAATTGCTGTGGGCTGCGACGTATCTAAAGCCAATCAAGTGCAAGACGCTGTCGAAAAAGTCGTAAAAGACCTTGGCGGGATCCACATCCTCGTAAACAATGCAGGAGTCATACGAGACAATTTACTTTTTAAAATGTCCGAGGAAGATTGGGATATGGTCATGAATGTTCATTTAAAGGGACATTTCCTTTGCAGTCGTGCTGTTCAAAAATATATGGTGGAACAAAAATACGGCAAGATTGTCAATGTTAGCAGTACTTCTGCGCTTGGGAATAAGGGACAGGCGAACTACTCTTCCGCAAAAGCAGGTATTCAAGGACTGACAAAAACTCTAGCCATAGAACTAGGGCAGTTCAACATTAATGTAAATGCCGTGGCGCCCGGATTTGTAGAGACAGACATGACAAAGGCGACTGCTGAGCGGGTTGGGGTGAATATGGAGCAATTTAAGGAGTACGCTGCTAAAGAAATTCCTCTGCGTCGAGTCGGACAGCCGGAGGACATTGCTAATGTTGTGAATTTCCTGGCAAGCGACGAGGCTGGTTTCGTCTCAGGTCAAGTGATTTATGTGGCCGGCGGGCCAAAAGCATAG
- a CDS encoding phosphotransferase family protein, with product MSHLIPVRDGESFDEAAVETYLRQNLNGLPDGTLQVQQFSAGHSNLTYLLTIGHWQAVLRRPPVGPVAPRAHDMHREFKLLTAVYPYVEAAPVPYLMCSDESLIGVPFYVMKKLSGVVLDGTWPQAYANTHKNKQAVSKALITTLAQMHQISLENYPNLVDIGHPQGYMQRQVTGWMKRHELAITDDRIPGMQEVGTWLLRNLPNSGRAALIHNDFKLNNVLYNKDNPGHIVGIVDWEMATVGDPLSDLAITLSYWAQKGDPSALTNKFSRLTAEDGFMRRSDLIQLYSKEMDWEIDNLSFYMAFAYFKASGILQQIYYRWWQGQTQDHRFAALGEIAKDLMEMAVNATKGRYL from the coding sequence ATGTCGCACCTTATCCCTGTCCGTGATGGTGAATCTTTCGATGAAGCAGCCGTGGAGACGTATTTGCGACAGAATTTGAACGGCCTTCCAGATGGTACACTGCAGGTGCAACAGTTCTCTGCCGGCCATTCCAACCTGACCTATCTGTTGACAATAGGGCACTGGCAGGCGGTATTGCGCAGACCTCCCGTGGGACCAGTGGCTCCTCGGGCTCACGATATGCATCGTGAATTCAAATTGCTTACTGCCGTGTATCCATATGTCGAGGCAGCGCCTGTTCCCTATTTGATGTGTTCGGACGAGTCCCTCATCGGAGTTCCATTTTACGTCATGAAAAAGTTGTCAGGAGTGGTATTAGACGGCACGTGGCCCCAAGCCTATGCAAATACGCACAAGAACAAGCAAGCCGTTTCCAAGGCGTTAATAACGACGTTAGCGCAAATGCATCAAATTTCACTTGAAAATTATCCGAACCTCGTTGACATTGGCCACCCGCAGGGATACATGCAACGACAGGTTACAGGCTGGATGAAGCGGCATGAGTTGGCAATTACAGATGATAGAATTCCCGGAATGCAAGAAGTGGGCACCTGGCTGCTTCGTAATTTGCCGAACAGCGGGCGTGCAGCGTTGATCCACAACGACTTCAAGCTAAATAATGTACTTTATAACAAAGACAACCCCGGCCATATTGTTGGGATTGTGGATTGGGAAATGGCTACTGTCGGCGACCCGCTGTCAGACTTAGCCATTACCTTGAGTTACTGGGCCCAAAAGGGTGACCCGTCTGCCTTGACAAACAAGTTTTCCCGTCTCACGGCAGAGGATGGTTTTATGCGGCGTTCGGACCTCATTCAGTTGTATTCCAAGGAAATGGATTGGGAGATTGACAATCTGTCCTTTTATATGGCATTTGCCTACTTTAAAGCTTCGGGGATTTTACAGCAAATCTACTACCGCTGGTGGCAAGGACAAACGCAAGACCACCGTTTTGCTGCACTTGGCGAGATTGCCAAAGATTTGATGGAAATGGCGGTCAACGCAACCAAAGGGAGATACCTGTAA
- a CDS encoding acyl-CoA dehydrogenase family protein, whose protein sequence is MDFEYSDTVKDYQERLIKFMDDVVYPGEREYFQALQEERQRWIIPPIMEEMKTKAKEAGLWNLFMPDNIHGAGLTNLEYAPLAELMGKSPIAPEVFNCNAPDTGNMEVLARYGTPAQQEKWLKPLLAGDIRSCFAMTEPDVASADATNIQTSIVKDGNEYVINGRKWWSTGGSDPRCKIAIVMGKTNSNAQRHEQQSMILVPMDTEGVRVERNLSVFGYDDAPNGHAEISYTDVRVPAENILWGEGKGFAIAQGRLGPGRIHHCMRSIGVAERALELLCERAVQRVAFHRSLSEQGVIREWIANSRIEIEQARLLTLKAAYMMDTVGNKGARKEIAMIKVAAPTAALHVLDRAIQTYGGAGVSDDFPLAAMWAAVRTLRIADGPDEVHRRDVAKLELRSYQS, encoded by the coding sequence ATGGACTTTGAGTACTCAGACACGGTTAAAGACTATCAGGAACGACTTATTAAATTTATGGACGATGTCGTGTACCCAGGAGAAAGAGAGTATTTCCAGGCTTTACAAGAGGAAAGACAAAGATGGATTATTCCCCCAATCATGGAGGAAATGAAGACCAAGGCAAAGGAAGCAGGTCTTTGGAACCTGTTTATGCCGGACAATATTCACGGAGCGGGTCTAACGAATCTGGAATACGCACCCTTAGCCGAACTCATGGGTAAATCCCCCATTGCTCCGGAAGTATTTAACTGTAACGCACCTGATACAGGAAATATGGAGGTGTTGGCCAGATACGGTACACCGGCGCAGCAAGAAAAGTGGCTGAAACCTTTGCTCGCAGGAGATATACGGTCGTGCTTCGCAATGACCGAACCAGACGTCGCTTCTGCTGATGCGACGAATATCCAAACAAGTATTGTCAAAGACGGAAACGAGTATGTGATTAACGGGAGAAAGTGGTGGTCTACTGGCGGCTCTGATCCGCGCTGCAAAATTGCAATTGTAATGGGTAAGACCAATTCAAATGCACAACGGCATGAACAACAATCGATGATTCTCGTTCCAATGGACACCGAGGGTGTGAGAGTGGAGAGAAACTTATCCGTATTTGGGTATGACGACGCGCCAAACGGCCATGCAGAAATCAGTTATACTGACGTCCGCGTGCCTGCGGAAAACATCTTATGGGGCGAGGGAAAGGGGTTTGCTATTGCTCAGGGAAGGTTAGGGCCAGGGCGGATCCATCACTGTATGCGGTCCATCGGCGTTGCCGAACGGGCTTTGGAACTCCTGTGCGAGCGGGCTGTTCAGAGAGTTGCTTTCCACCGTTCGTTATCTGAACAGGGTGTTATACGTGAGTGGATTGCAAATTCCAGAATTGAAATTGAGCAGGCTCGTCTCTTGACACTGAAGGCTGCCTATATGATGGATACGGTGGGAAATAAGGGCGCCCGTAAGGAAATTGCCATGATTAAGGTAGCGGCTCCAACCGCAGCGCTGCATGTACTCGACAGAGCCATTCAAACCTATGGCGGTGCCGGGGTGAGTGATGATTTTCCTCTCGCTGCAATGTGGGCTGCAGTGCGTACACTTCGCATTGCTGACGGTCCGGATGAGGTTCATCGGCGAGATGTTGCAAAACTTGAATTGCGTTCGTACCAATCATAA